The following is a genomic window from Marinococcus sp. PL1-022.
ATTCTCCCACGTATTCCGGTCCTCGACAAAAATGCTTGAAAAGCATAAATGAAACTCGTACGTCTGAGACTTCAGCTCCTCAATTTCTTTTGGATCCGTCGTTGCGTAAGCAGACTCTTTGTCTGATTCCTCCAACGTTTCGTACCATGTATTCGCCATCTCCGCTGCATGATTGACAAAATAGTCACGGATCAACTGGTTGGTGCTCATACGGCACCGTCTCCCTTCTGTTTGCAGACTGCCTCTATCCTTTTATATCTTCCTTAAAAAAGCTGGAGATAAACAAGAAAAATTATGACTCCGGCTGGAGCTGGCGGGATCTTCTTAACGTCCACTGATCTTTTTCAAGATGTGCTTTAAAGCGGTTCATGATCCAAAGATGAATAAATGCCTGAGTATATTGATAAAAGTACCATGGCATAGCCGGAACGTAATCATGCACCGCTACAATGCACTGATTCGTATGAGGTATTTTGCGAAATTCCAACCGCCCCCGCTCTCCTTCGTTTACCTGGGCAAGCAGCCCCCCGGTAATATAGTAAAGCGCACGGTCTTCTTCGCTGCGTTCCTTAGAATAAGAAAGCTCAAGAAACGTTCTTTTCATGAAAGCAGGCCGCAGGCCGTACAGATAACGATCCGTCGTTTCCACCTTTACGAACGGGCGCAGAAGCTTCGGGAGCCACTTAATATAATAACGGGCCGTCCAGTCCGCGTTTCTTCCACTTGGAATTGTCACGCGCTGGACCGAGCGGACATTGCGTTCCACAGGCGCTGGCTTCAGGCGTGCCAAAATGGATGACTGCTCCTTCCTGCTTTCCTTCAGGGAGTTTTCTGCAGCCTCCTCGAATGAAATTTTCCCATCACTAATACCTTTCACACTTTTTGCGGGATCAGCCACCATTGGATGAATCAGGCTTTCAATTAAGGGATAGACCAGGCTTTTCGGTGTCCCCGTAGTCACACTCACCCACAGTCTGGAAAGACGCACGGTGAAAAAAGGCACGGTGACTGCATACCGTTTTTTCCCCATCACCTTTGAGGTGATACCCATCATTTTCCGGTAGGTCATTACGTCCGGGCCTCCGACATCGATCGAACGGTTGTAGAGCGATTCTTCCCCGATACTCTTCTGCAGACTGTTTAATACGTCGGCCAGGGCGATCGGATGGGTCTTGGTCTGCGTCCATTTCGGAAGAACCATGACCGGCAGCCGCTTCACCAGCTTTGCGAGAATAGGGAATGAGGATCCCTGTGGGCCGACAATTAATCCTGCCCGTATAGCGGTTACCGGCGTCCGGTATGATTTCAGAATGTTTTCCACCTCAAGCCGGCTGCTTAAATGGCGTGACAGGTGCTCAGCTTCAGGGATAATGCCGCTCAAATAAACGACCTGCTTTACCTGCTTCTGCTCGGCGGCACGTGCGAAATTATCCGCCAGGATAACATCCATGTCCTCAAACCGCCCCTGGGTCAGTTTGGACGTCGGCATCATCGAATGGACTAAGTATAGAGCGTAATCTGCGCCTTCGAGTGCCTCTTCTGCATCCTTTAATGAAAATAAATCACACGAGCGCCACGTTACATGCTCCTCGTTTTCCTTTGTATCTATGTTTCTTGAGAGAGCAATAATATCTGCATGCTTTTTCAGCTCCGCCATGAGATTTCTTCCAATGTAGCCGCTTGCTCCGGTAATCGCTATGACCGGCCGACGATTGTCTGTCGCTTCCATTCTCACACGCTCCTTCTCACTTTTAAACTTTACATACACCATTCCCTAATTTCTCCGGTACTAATTACATATTTATTTTAGAAATAATCCACTGCGCCATTATCACTGTAACAAAGCTGACAAGAAATCCAAAAATCACGAAAGCAAGCACCCACAGCCAGCCCCTGTCGAGATTCAGCCCGGCGAGCAGGCCAATTACCGCCCACGTCAACGCCGTCGGGAGCGCGTATTTTAATGCATTTTTCATCGGGTCATCCCTCCTATTCTGCTCCTTTCCCGTTTCAAATTCCTCCCAACACTTAAGTTCATCATTTGTTCACAACTATGTGTTGCCCACACTTGCATCATTTTGTGAAATAGTGCACAATATAGATAAATAAAGATTGTTCAATCATTCACATGATTTACATTCGAAAGGGGTTTTTATATATGAAAAGAAATCACGTCCACCGGGTTGTTGTTATCGGAGCCGGCGCTGTTGGAAGCGGTTATGCGTTCTCATTAATTAACCAGGCCGTCGTTGAGGAGCTTGTGATCATCGATTTGGATGCACGCAAGGCTGAAGGGGACGTGATGGATTTGAATCACGGCAAAGCATTTGCCCCGCATCCTACGAAAACCTGGTTCGGCACGTATGAAGACTGCCGGGATGCCGATATTGTCTGCATTACTGCCGGCGCCAACCAAAAGCCCGGCGAGACCCGTCTCGACCTTGTCGGCAAAAACACAGCGATATTTAAAAATATCGTCGGCCAGGTGATGGATAATGGCTTTGACGGAATATTTCTTATCGCTGCCAACCCTGTGGATATTCTGACGTATGCCACCCAGCAGTTCAGCGGGCTTCCGAGAGAGAGAATCATTGGAAGTGGCACCATTCTTGATACCTCGCGCCTTCGGTT
Proteins encoded in this region:
- a CDS encoding NAD(P)H-binding protein, coding for MEATDNRRPVIAITGASGYIGRNLMAELKKHADIIALSRNIDTKENEEHVTWRSCDLFSLKDAEEALEGADYALYLVHSMMPTSKLTQGRFEDMDVILADNFARAAEQKQVKQVVYLSGIIPEAEHLSRHLSSRLEVENILKSYRTPVTAIRAGLIVGPQGSSFPILAKLVKRLPVMVLPKWTQTKTHPIALADVLNSLQKSIGEESLYNRSIDVGGPDVMTYRKMMGITSKVMGKKRYAVTVPFFTVRLSRLWVSVTTGTPKSLVYPLIESLIHPMVADPAKSVKGISDGKISFEEAAENSLKESRKEQSSILARLKPAPVERNVRSVQRVTIPSGRNADWTARYYIKWLPKLLRPFVKVETTDRYLYGLRPAFMKRTFLELSYSKERSEEDRALYYITGGLLAQVNEGERGRLEFRKIPHTNQCIVAVHDYVPAMPWYFYQYTQAFIHLWIMNRFKAHLEKDQWTLRRSRQLQPES